A genome region from Flavobacterium sp. includes the following:
- a CDS encoding nucleotidyltransferase, with protein MSIPEAQLQTWSNLGATVSSATTYNSIKTCIEGHTWKDDISFNIYLQGSYRNSTNIRGDSDVDVVVEFSTIFYSNKDELSWQQRQDFNECYSDGKYSLTSFTNAIIERLKDYYGDAYVKVGNNSIKILANSGRLDCDVICCAEYREYRSFSKINTTNYAKGIVFWTNETDEKVVNFPKIHFDNGTLKNQVCNSNYKSTIRIIKNIKAKLVNSATIQSSLAPSYFIEGLMFNMPDSNFQKTSHYARVLAVLNTFYNYSDSQLEELVCQNKQRNLFGNTNQQWSVVDCKIFRNQLIKFWNDFQ; from the coding sequence ATGTCAATACCCGAAGCACAATTACAAACCTGGTCAAACTTAGGCGCGACAGTTTCATCTGCTACTACATACAACTCTATAAAAACTTGTATTGAAGGTCATACATGGAAAGATGATATTAGTTTCAATATATATTTGCAAGGATCTTATCGTAACTCTACGAATATCAGGGGAGATAGTGATGTTGATGTTGTTGTTGAATTTTCCACGATATTTTACTCCAATAAGGATGAATTAAGTTGGCAGCAGCGACAGGATTTTAATGAATGTTATTCTGATGGGAAATATTCATTGACTTCTTTTACAAATGCTATTATTGAAAGATTAAAAGATTATTATGGGGATGCTTATGTAAAGGTCGGTAATAATTCAATTAAAATACTTGCTAATTCAGGAAGGTTAGATTGTGATGTCATTTGTTGTGCTGAATATAGAGAATACAGAAGTTTTAGTAAAATTAACACGACCAATTATGCCAAAGGCATAGTCTTTTGGACCAATGAAACAGATGAAAAGGTTGTGAATTTTCCTAAAATACATTTTGATAATGGTACCTTAAAAAATCAAGTTTGTAATTCTAATTATAAATCTACAATAAGGATAATTAAAAACATAAAGGCAAAACTTGTAAATAGTGCTACAATTCAGAGTTCACTTGCTCCTTCATATTTTATTGAAGGATTAATGTTTAATATGCCTGACAGTAATTTTCAGAAGACCAGCCACTATGCAAGAGTTTTAGCAGTATTAAATACATTCTACAATTATTCTGATTCTCAATTAGAAGAGCTAGTATGTCAAAACAAACAACGTAATCTGTTTGGAAATACGAATCAGCAATGGAGTGTTGTTGATTGTAAAATTTTTAGAAATCAATTAATTAAATTTTGGAATGATTTTCAATAA
- a CDS encoding PcfJ domain-containing protein, with amino-acid sequence MIPKTIIEKQITALSASLAPVPNEFIAWAEKSIFLKWGVLSRGKFHCLDCSHTWKPDSAKAECQNYIKCAGCRGKLKMQPYNKTHFKEIEYSAVLDTAGDFQVVRIICSHKQMKKGIAPTYFHKEVMQHWISFKGDVRTMSLSVNVFSQAYDQWKYYSSLEIRPKDFQNSPKYRIAPYRVYPKLKVISSLKRNGFKTSLHNIAPQILFSALLKDSLAETLLKASQISMLTYYLTSSEQHLKQNWQAVKTCLKNNYRISNYRIWEDYIDLLRWFKKDLSCALYVCPDGLSESHDRLVLKKRAIQRRKYLIEMRSEILEAQSVYAEDKKDFFGLCFSEKNLTVSVIENVRDFMEEGDNLHHCVFTNEYYKKRNSLILSAKVDGQSVETIEVSLKNMEIIQCRGMKNNASTHHKQILTLMNRNLYQIKERVKKRKAKSFL; translated from the coding sequence ATGATACCTAAAACAATAATAGAAAAACAGATTACGGCGCTGAGTGCTTCACTTGCACCTGTGCCTAATGAATTTATTGCATGGGCGGAGAAATCCATTTTCCTAAAATGGGGTGTACTGTCAAGGGGAAAATTCCACTGTCTTGACTGTTCTCACACTTGGAAGCCCGACAGCGCCAAAGCTGAATGCCAGAACTATATTAAATGCGCAGGATGCAGGGGAAAACTGAAAATGCAGCCTTATAACAAAACGCATTTCAAGGAAATTGAATACTCAGCGGTTTTGGACACGGCGGGAGATTTTCAGGTCGTGCGCATCATCTGTTCCCACAAGCAGATGAAGAAAGGTATTGCACCGACCTACTTCCATAAGGAGGTTATGCAGCATTGGATTAGCTTCAAGGGAGACGTTCGCACAATGTCGCTTTCTGTCAATGTTTTTTCTCAGGCTTACGACCAGTGGAAATATTATTCTTCGCTTGAAATAAGACCAAAGGATTTTCAGAACTCGCCAAAGTACCGAATAGCCCCTTACAGGGTTTATCCGAAATTAAAAGTTATCAGCTCTCTTAAACGGAATGGTTTTAAAACTTCGCTCCACAATATCGCTCCGCAGATACTTTTTTCTGCGCTTCTGAAAGATTCTTTAGCGGAAACCCTTTTGAAAGCTTCGCAGATTTCAATGCTGACCTACTATTTGACTTCCTCTGAACAGCACCTGAAACAGAACTGGCAGGCAGTAAAGACCTGTCTTAAAAACAATTATAGGATTTCCAATTATAGGATTTGGGAGGATTACATAGACCTTTTAAGATGGTTTAAAAAAGACCTCAGCTGCGCTTTATACGTCTGTCCCGACGGCCTTAGTGAATCGCATGACAGGCTTGTCCTAAAAAAAAGAGCCATTCAGCGCAGAAAATACCTCATAGAGATGCGCTCGGAAATACTCGAAGCACAGAGTGTTTATGCCGAGGACAAAAAGGATTTTTTCGGTCTTTGTTTCTCTGAAAAAAACCTGACCGTCTCGGTAATCGAAAATGTACGGGACTTCATGGAAGAGGGGGATAATCTGCACCACTGCGTTTTTACCAACGAGTATTACAAGAAAAGAAACTCGCTTATATTGTCGGCAAAAGTGGACGGCCAGTCTGTTGAAACTATTGAAGTATCGCTTAAAAACATGGAAATCATCCAGTGCAGAGGCATGAAAAACAATGCTTCCACTCACCATAAGCAGATACTAACTCTTATGAACAGAAACTTGTATCAGATTAAAGAAAGGGTTAAAAAAAGAAAAGCTAAATCGTTCTTGTGA
- a CDS encoding single-stranded DNA-binding protein: protein MEIIGRLTRDAVVAKVNSERQVVNFSIAVNDSYRLKNSTEVKKIVTYIDCSYWLSTGVAQYLKKGTAVELFGRIGLNVYIGNDSQAHGSLTFHTSNIKIIAFVSDNPSAPKQNNAVSNKAEKDSDDLPF, encoded by the coding sequence ATGGAAATTATTGGACGACTTACTAGAGATGCCGTAGTGGCAAAAGTAAACTCAGAAAGACAGGTGGTTAATTTCTCAATCGCCGTAAACGACAGCTACAGACTAAAAAACAGCACTGAGGTCAAAAAAATTGTAACCTACATCGACTGTTCCTACTGGCTCTCCACAGGAGTGGCGCAGTATCTTAAAAAAGGAACTGCTGTTGAACTTTTCGGGCGAATCGGTCTGAATGTATATATCGGTAATGATTCGCAGGCGCACGGAAGCCTGACCTTTCATACCTCTAACATCAAGATTATTGCCTTTGTCAGCGATAATCCCTCAGCACCTAAGCAAAATAATGCAGTATCAAACAAAGCTGAAAAAGACTCCGACGACCTGCCTTTCTAA
- a CDS encoding GNAT family N-acetyltransferase — MPFTGFKFSKLNSATNILPFECGDEDLNSFLSNKAIAYKKELLATTYILESEEKTIAYLSIYNDALAVQEKNFASKSALERTVKKIIDHPKRHLRQFPAIKIGRLAVCKHTKKTRKGIGRGLVNYVINLALEQNSSCACQLITVDAYSESLDFYTKLGFNFLTEKDKGEDTRQMYLDLRPYMNAFEETL, encoded by the coding sequence ATGCCGTTTACTGGTTTCAAATTTTCTAAGCTGAATTCTGCTACTAATATTCTTCCTTTTGAATGTGGTGATGAAGATTTAAATAGTTTTCTTTCTAACAAAGCTATTGCTTACAAAAAAGAATTGCTTGCAACAACATATATACTTGAAAGCGAAGAAAAGACTATAGCATATCTTAGCATATATAATGATGCCTTGGCCGTTCAGGAAAAGAACTTTGCGTCAAAGAGTGCATTAGAAAGAACTGTAAAAAAAATAATCGACCATCCAAAGAGACATTTAAGGCAGTTCCCTGCAATTAAAATAGGTCGTTTAGCTGTTTGTAAACATACAAAAAAAACGAGAAAAGGAATAGGCAGAGGTCTTGTTAACTATGTTATCAATTTAGCACTGGAACAAAACAGTAGTTGCGCATGTCAGCTAATTACCGTTGATGCATACAGTGAATCGCTAGATTTTTATACAAAACTAGGCTTTAATTTTCTGACAGAAAAAGACAAAGGCGAGGATACCAGACAAATGTACCTTGATCTCAGACCTTATATGAATGCGTTTGAGGAAACTCTTTAA
- a CDS encoding DUF5677 domain-containing protein: MNFNENIVGNTKSFEIFIEEFNGNINFLDNFSNLICFSGRMISFFTDKKIYNIGTTLLDNSVQTLKSIKLCCSIGSFADANTLIRKLRDDLILYIYILDVANKRTNSILDLKFDSILTENEKAVEAWLSNTVSELPNKTKMKLSFENYMKYLKQNEDITKTLENYNLEHYWETLRARLNDYVHNNGIQFTSHNLIKEYNQNLDIYLKNINIRTSYIITLFLVLIIMTEAPLIASTDMIDHLECGLTPPEDCQYEIAPFIQNYIDKKVVAFHPELKQFLRDNNKYDMRIQ, encoded by the coding sequence ATGAATTTTAATGAAAACATAGTTGGAAATACAAAATCATTTGAAATTTTTATTGAAGAATTTAATGGTAATATTAATTTTCTTGATAATTTTTCTAATCTCATATGTTTTAGTGGGAGAATGATTTCCTTTTTTACGGATAAAAAAATTTACAACATTGGTACAACGTTGTTAGATAATTCAGTCCAGACATTAAAGAGTATTAAATTGTGTTGTTCAATTGGGAGTTTTGCCGATGCAAATACCTTGATTAGGAAACTAAGAGATGATTTAATCCTATATATTTATATTTTGGATGTTGCAAATAAGCGAACAAATTCAATATTAGATTTAAAATTTGATTCCATTCTCACCGAAAACGAAAAAGCAGTTGAAGCATGGCTTAGTAATACAGTTTCGGAACTTCCCAACAAAACCAAAATGAAATTAAGCTTTGAAAATTATATGAAATATTTGAAGCAAAATGAAGACATAACTAAAACACTTGAAAATTATAATTTGGAGCATTATTGGGAGACATTAAGAGCTAGACTTAATGACTATGTTCATAACAATGGAATTCAGTTTACATCTCACAATTTAATAAAAGAATATAATCAAAATCTAGATATATACCTAAAAAATATAAATATCAGAACATCCTATATAATTACTTTGTTTTTGGTTCTTATAATTATGACTGAAGCCCCGTTAATAGCTTCAACTGACATGATTGATCATTTGGAATGTGGTCTGACTCCTCCTGAAGATTGTCAATATGAAATTGCCCCCTTTATCCAGAACTATATTGACAAAAAAGTTGTGGCTTTTCATCCTGAATTAAAGCAATTTTTGAGAGACAATAATAAATATGATATGAGGATACAATAA
- a CDS encoding patatin-like phospholipase family protein: MNILVLDGGGSKGVYTIGVLKELELRLGKPLYEFFDLIYGTSTGSIIAALIGIGYSINEIQVLYLELIPTIMRNRSKAAKSKALEIEAKKIFGDKKFDAFKTDVGIVALNFDTQMPLIFKTNIKQAHGMKQSFIPGFGCSIETAIRCSSAAYPFFNKVKIETENHGEIEVVDGGFIANNSTLYAMIDAYKSIGINEQDIHILNIGVGHYIENTSGIISRLLKKIGIFNFFERVLNASTNSNTIVSKLLFPNLDMVRISESFPEPKHGTNMFEYDLKKLNKMIQLGRASYAKYEKEILKLLNIP, encoded by the coding sequence ATGAATATATTGGTATTAGATGGCGGAGGATCTAAAGGAGTATATACTATAGGAGTTTTAAAAGAACTTGAATTGAGACTTGGTAAACCCTTATATGAATTTTTTGACCTAATTTATGGAACAAGTACTGGCTCGATAATCGCAGCTTTAATCGGTATAGGATATTCAATAAACGAAATTCAAGTGCTCTATTTAGAACTTATACCGACAATAATGAGAAATAGAAGTAAAGCAGCAAAAAGCAAAGCTCTTGAAATAGAAGCGAAAAAAATTTTTGGCGACAAAAAATTCGATGCATTTAAAACTGATGTTGGAATTGTAGCTTTAAATTTTGATACTCAAATGCCATTGATCTTCAAAACAAATATTAAACAAGCTCATGGAATGAAACAGTCTTTTATTCCAGGCTTTGGTTGCAGTATTGAAACCGCAATTCGTTGTTCGAGTGCAGCATATCCATTTTTCAATAAAGTGAAAATTGAAACGGAAAATCATGGAGAAATTGAAGTAGTGGACGGAGGATTTATCGCAAACAATTCAACCTTGTATGCAATGATTGATGCATACAAATCGATAGGAATCAATGAGCAGGATATCCACATTTTAAATATTGGCGTAGGACATTACATCGAAAATACATCAGGCATAATTTCGAGACTTTTAAAAAAAATAGGGATTTTTAACTTTTTTGAGCGAGTTTTGAATGCCAGTACAAACAGTAACACCATTGTTTCTAAATTATTGTTTCCAAATTTAGACATGGTGAGGATTAGTGAGTCTTTTCCAGAACCTAAACATGGAACAAATATGTTTGAGTACGACTTGAAAAAGTTAAATAAAATGATTCAGCTTGGAAGAGCTTCATATGCCAAATATGAAAAAGAAATTTTAAAACTCTTAAACATTCCATAA
- a CDS encoding Cas9 inhibitor AcrIIA9 family protein, which produces MKGSEKFQTRIEDFLKEKSQSDSAFAPMLEKASKNVENCLKYIISEVKKTGECAFDGSEIFDLAVTYYTDDTIGNIPEIRCRVTTNQSKEADLFSAPAPIAENPVQKNSAVSVPAKLIPLQQTEKPVQTALTLFDL; this is translated from the coding sequence ATGAAAGGTTCAGAAAAATTCCAAACAAGGATAGAAGATTTCCTGAAAGAGAAATCCCAGTCGGATTCCGCTTTTGCGCCCATGCTTGAAAAGGCTTCCAAGAATGTCGAAAACTGTCTTAAATACATCATCTCCGAAGTAAAAAAGACAGGCGAATGCGCCTTTGACGGCAGTGAGATTTTTGATCTGGCGGTAACATACTACACCGATGACACTATCGGAAATATTCCCGAAATCAGATGCAGAGTGACGACAAATCAGTCTAAGGAGGCTGATTTGTTCTCCGCTCCCGCTCCCATTGCAGAAAACCCTGTGCAGAAAAATTCTGCCGTTTCTGTTCCTGCAAAGCTAATCCCGCTACAGCAGACCGAAAAACCAGTACAGACAGCCTTAACACTTTTTGACCTATGA
- a CDS encoding histidine kinase, with amino-acid sequence MPLILNVKKNMQFQKIDWKLGVLSSILFSMIAFSLFLIRMDEIRWNDTLLVVTFTFLYCFLCWLIHSSLLKRNNQLKFDNKQKRYAALSIMAAGFLIFGFDLICGFFSDRIILFNQFSYQMQGPKKYFGMLLRAELLSCLYYFILYYTHILREKQQYAIEIAKLKQAQLEANLSSLKEQLSPHFLFNTLSTLSTLTREENVKNYVLELANVYRYVVLYEKKNKASLKEELKFIESYLYILKTRMENAIMICINVDENMKKTVLPPLTLQLLIENAIKHNIASMARPLKIDIYIKDEEFLVVSNNFQPKISVQHSTGIGLDNIMQRYNLLFSRDIHIINNANEFTVMLPIIRP; translated from the coding sequence ATGCCCTTAATTTTAAATGTGAAAAAAAACATGCAGTTCCAAAAGATTGACTGGAAACTCGGAGTGCTTTCATCTATTCTTTTCTCCATGATAGCATTCTCATTGTTTCTTATCAGAATGGATGAGATTCGATGGAATGACACACTGCTTGTTGTGACATTTACATTTTTATATTGCTTTTTATGCTGGCTGATCCACAGCTCCCTTTTAAAAAGGAACAATCAATTAAAATTTGACAATAAGCAGAAAAGATATGCTGCGCTGAGCATTATGGCAGCTGGTTTTTTAATTTTTGGATTTGATCTGATCTGCGGTTTTTTTTCAGATAGAATTATCTTATTTAATCAATTCTCTTATCAGATGCAAGGTCCTAAAAAATATTTTGGGATGCTTTTGAGAGCAGAACTCCTTAGCTGCCTGTATTATTTTATTTTGTATTATACACATATCCTGCGCGAAAAACAGCAGTATGCAATAGAAATTGCAAAATTGAAACAGGCGCAATTGGAAGCTAATCTGTCTTCTTTAAAGGAACAGCTGAGCCCGCATTTCCTATTCAACACACTCAGTACACTCAGTACACTGACCCGGGAAGAAAATGTAAAAAATTATGTATTGGAATTAGCCAATGTATACCGGTATGTTGTACTCTACGAAAAGAAAAATAAAGCTTCATTGAAAGAAGAGCTTAAATTTATCGAATCATATCTTTATATTTTAAAGACAAGAATGGAAAATGCTATTATGATCTGTATAAACGTAGATGAAAATATGAAAAAGACAGTTCTGCCTCCTTTAACGCTGCAGCTTCTGATCGAAAATGCAATCAAGCATAATATTGCCTCCATGGCAAGACCCCTTAAGATTGATATTTACATTAAGGATGAAGAATTTTTGGTTGTATCCAATAATTTTCAGCCTAAGATTTCAGTGCAGCATTCTACAGGAATTGGTCTGGATAATATCATGCAGCGTTATAATTTGCTGTTTAGCCGTGATATACATATAATAAACAATGCCAATGAGTTTACTGTAATGCTCCCAATTATAAGACCATGA
- a CDS encoding LytTR family DNA-binding domain-containing protein, producing the protein MKILIIEDEIKTAKELQRILLCFKGFDIEILAIIDSVEESLLYLNNNPHPDLIFSDIQLADGLCFEIFNKISVKSPVIFCTAFDSYMMEAFDVNAVSYILKPVSVQSVEAALQKFRLMQEAFEPEKAARTISALGQQMKSNYKITLLVEQRERIVPLKVNDIAFFYLDKKNVVKITTLNSQRYFMASSLDEVEGTISHQQFYRANRQFLINRDAVESVERYFSRKLVAKLSAEVPEIIIISKAKASDFLRWLEGGFEAG; encoded by the coding sequence ATGAAAATACTAATTATAGAAGATGAAATAAAAACGGCCAAGGAACTGCAGAGAATCCTTCTTTGCTTTAAGGGCTTTGATATCGAGATTTTAGCAATTATCGACAGCGTTGAGGAAAGCCTGCTGTACCTTAATAACAACCCGCACCCAGATCTTATATTCTCTGATATCCAGCTGGCTGATGGTTTATGTTTTGAAATATTCAATAAAATTTCCGTCAAGAGTCCTGTTATATTTTGCACTGCTTTTGACAGTTATATGATGGAGGCATTTGATGTCAACGCAGTAAGCTACATTTTGAAACCTGTCTCGGTTCAGAGTGTAGAGGCAGCTCTGCAGAAATTCAGACTTATGCAGGAAGCCTTTGAACCGGAAAAAGCAGCCCGCACTATAAGTGCACTTGGACAGCAGATGAAGTCTAATTATAAAATAACACTTCTGGTTGAACAGCGTGAAAGAATTGTACCTTTAAAAGTAAATGATATAGCTTTTTTTTACCTTGATAAGAAAAATGTGGTAAAGATTACCACATTAAACAGCCAGCGCTATTTTATGGCCTCCAGTTTAGATGAGGTGGAAGGTACTATTAGCCATCAGCAGTTTTACAGAGCAAACCGCCAGTTCCTCATTAACAGGGATGCTGTTGAATCAGTAGAGCGGTATTTTTCAAGAAAACTGGTAGCTAAGTTATCCGCTGAAGTACCGGAGATTATTATAATCAGCAAGGCAAAAGCCAGTGATTTTCTCAGATGGCTTGAGGGTGGGTTTGAAGCTGGATAA